In the genome of Mangifera indica cultivar Alphonso chromosome 9, CATAS_Mindica_2.1, whole genome shotgun sequence, the window TACTGATacttttacaataatattttggTTCACTGAGATGTGTAAGTACATGTGCATTTCGCATACACCTCTGTGTGTTGCTTATGGCTCACTATGTTCCTATTCGATGCAGCAAGTGATAATTGGCCTTGATACTACAGAAATGATCAAGGAGATGGAGTTACCAGGTCCATCAGAAATTGATTTTGGAATTGAAGAGGTTGAAGGTGAAGATAGTGATGTTGAAGATGAcgaggaagatgaagaagaggaagatgacAGTTATGATGATGtgtgttttcttttccttgtgagatttattttggatttatcctttaaaaaaatgttCTAGCTATGTAGCAGGACCCAATATGTGCAAAGTTCTTGTTTGCAGGAATGGGTTGATGTTCTTGAGGAtgtagatgatgatgaagatgaagatgagacaCTTGGAGACTGGGCAAATTTGGATACTATGCGTTCTTCTCATCCAATGTATTTTGCCAAAAAGCTTGCTGAGGTAATTGTCCATTGATGTTTGATTCTTTGTCTGAGCAAGTGGAAATGGTTTTAGGAAGATAACCTCAAATTCATGTCTTTGTAAGATAATTGCATTTACGAATATTTCTTCATTGTGATTTTTATGTGCCACCTTGTAACGTCTTGCAAGTAAAATGTAATTCTGATTACTATGGTGAAGTCTTTAGTgagcttttcttttcttttttccatttattttaCATACAGGTTGCTTTAGATGATCCTGTAGATTGGATGGAGGAGCCTCCAGCTGGACTAGCTATTCAAGGCTTCTTAAGTCCTGCTTTAATTGAAGAACAGTCTGACATCCAAAAGCATCTATCTAGCAATCAGTCACATGATGCTGATATTGATCAGGTTTGGAAAGCTGTAGAAAATGAACCAGAAAATCTTCATATAGTCAGTGGTCATAGACATGGATCAGAGTCATCCAAAGACAATTCGATCTCAGAAGAAGAGTCAAAGAAGGTTGATATGCCAATGAAAGGGACTTCATTTTACAAGTTGGAGATGATTAAAATTCAGCTTATTTTGGCGGATGGATACCAGGTATATAAGATGTTTCTGTATTTAAAGCTGTGTTGTGGCATGTGATTGTTTTCTTGTCAAGTTTTGGTTAATGcagaaacatattattattgacATCTTGAAATATAAAATCCTTCTCTGGATCATGGTGGTTACTATATTATCAGCAAGCAGAAAGGAATGCTGGTATAGTTCTTAAAAATGATTAATGCTTTTCATGGGATAACAAATACTAGTTCTGCTGAGTGAGGTTGCTTCCTAGTTTTGGTACTTACCATAATCTTACAGTTGGATGATTCTGACATTTTCATTACTGAAATTAGTTCAGGCCCTAAAATCAGGTCAtttatagagattttttttcctatttcagcatttttcaaatatgttgTACTTGAAGAATATAAGGTATTACTATTAAGGTCTGGAGATATGCTCATGGAATTGTTaatcaagaaaaaattgttGCCCCCTTGTTGCTTTGGAGGATCTCTGTACAGTTTCTTTAATATGAGCTGTTGCTTCCATGTTAGAAATAGAGTTAGACTTGCTTGAAGATAATTATTTGACTCTGCTTCTCCATAGGCTATTGTTGAAGTAGAAGATGTCAGGAAAGCTCAACCTGATGCTATTGTGCACTCAGCAGCCAAAATTATATCTCATCTGAAAGCTGGTGGAGAAAAGACTACACAAGCTCTCAAATCTCTTTGTTGGATATCCAAGGGCATTCAAGTAGAGGTAATATAATTGCTGATAgagtttttgaaatcttttGGGCAAATGAGTTGTTTTTTGTGCAAATGATTGAACAGTTGTTATCTTTGCCATTTCAAGTTACAGTAAATTGGTAATTCTATCTGCTGTTAGGTGTTGTAGGAGGGCATTAGAACATGTTAgcctttgatttattttgaaaagaaTTGCAAGGGCTTAGGTTGCCTTCAACAACGGTTGAAGATAATCGTGCTTTCTACCCAAGAACATATTATACTTTGAtcttttcatgaatttttttgaaAGGGTATAGCTATCCAACACTATAGAAGATCATCGTGCTTGTGaccatctttttctctctcctttctttttaAACCTACCGCACTATGTCCCAATTGCCCCGTCATAGTGGAGACTCAAACTTGGGGCCATTGCCAAGCTTGAATGAACTCCCTCGCACTAGGTCAAAgcttagttttttgtttttttctcccTACCCCATCCTATCCCCAAAGGCCCTATTGTTGGAGACTTGAACTTGGGCTATAGCCAAGGCTAAATGAACTCCCTTTTACTAGGTCAAACTTTTGGGGGTTCTTGCTACCCTCTATTGCATGTTGGCTTTTTTCTTATTAGAGAAGAtagtatcatttttttttcaccttctAAGTAGTTTTAAGTCCACCTTTTACGATTTGTGAAgttcttttattgatttatgaCTGTTCTTCCTTGCAATTTGCATCAGGAGGTAGCACTTATTGCCATAGATTCTCTTGGATTTGACTTGAGAGTTTGTTCAGGGACACAAGTCCAGACGTTGCGATTTGCATTTAAAACACCGGTATGGCAGCAAAATTTTATGCTTCTTTCCATATTTTTGCTCAGTTTTGGTGGGAAAGTTATttcaaagggaaaaggactatttcccacccaaattttagcccaatttcaAATCCACacccacgggagatgaaaaatctaaattccCACCTATGGCcaaacttctattaattttttctgtgaagtggaggggt includes:
- the LOC123225537 gene encoding uncharacterized protein At3g49140-like isoform X2; amino-acid sequence: MMMMMIESTMAVRFPGSPSFCSSSAVSHYRSISTSEEASGVHVTSRRLAHSGCFNTPRNRFQRLNGNSFMRRTSRIRNRTRVSAEHLGSASDPGKQNGRPWYHPFEDISKSASENSGDARLTDAETARTVIEVNGKATMMFTDLINDEVHDNVIWSEVPYLTDEHGNIYFQVKHEEDILRSLTSENNFVQVIIGLDTTEMIKEMELPGPSEIDFGIEEVEGEDSDVEDDEEDEEEEDDSYDDEWVDVLEDVDDDEDEDETLGDWANLDTMRSSHPMYFAKKLAEVALDDPVDWMEEPPAGLAIQGFLSPALIEEQSDIQKHLSSNQSHDADIDQVWKAVENEPENLHIVSGHRHGSESSKDNSISEEESKKVDMPMKGTSFYKLEMIKIQLILADGYQAIVEVEDVRKAQPDAIVHSAAKIISHLKAGGEKTTQALKSLCWISKGIQVEATSEYSAERQLNDLLFPRINSKPQQQKQTDIRK
- the LOC123225537 gene encoding uncharacterized protein At3g49140-like isoform X1; translation: MMMMMIESTMAVRFPGSPSFCSSSAVSHYRSISTSEEASGVHVTSRRLAHSGCFNTPRNRFQRLNGNSFMRRTSRIRNRTRVSAEHLGSASDPGKQNGRPWYHPFEDISKSASENSGDARLTDAETARTVIEVNGKATMMFTDLINDEVHDNVIWSEVPYLTDEHGNIYFQVKHEEDILRSLTSENNFVQVIIGLDTTEMIKEMELPGPSEIDFGIEEVEGEDSDVEDDEEDEEEEDDSYDDEWVDVLEDVDDDEDEDETLGDWANLDTMRSSHPMYFAKKLAEVALDDPVDWMEEPPAGLAIQGFLSPALIEEQSDIQKHLSSNQSHDADIDQVWKAVENEPENLHIVSGHRHGSESSKDNSISEEESKKVDMPMKGTSFYKLEMIKIQLILADGYQAIVEVEDVRKAQPDAIVHSAAKIISHLKAGGEKTTQALKSLCWISKGIQVEEVALIAIDSLGFDLRVCSGTQVQTLRFAFKTPATSEYSAERQLNDLLFPRINSKPQQQKQTDIRK